One Sandaracinaceae bacterium genomic window carries:
- a CDS encoding protein kinase: MSSHASLEPGARIGKYVLRERIGNGATAHVYEAQHEALGHVVAIKVLRRVMVAKIQGRFDRETRALASIHSRHVPQVHDVGTLEDGTPYVVMERLRGETLAEHIQGRGRLSVEETLDLGAQLAAALEATHEAGWVHRDVKPCNLVLHEESDGRRVLKLCDFGVCTPREREQNPRLTLDGQTVGTPEHMSPEQARGLPLDPRSDVFAIGTVLHEMLIGYSPFERPGTSPHVVALAVTREPVRSLRDERSDVSPALDALILKTLEKEPDARPRSATALRQALEGIVTEGIPEERAAPRGTRREDAGAPRRRARTSGTPGWARTGLAAAAAAAVALLTFAWADVDASAPFEEARAPFETDADALDDVASQRAPTAAEIAVANLRPPPVWTPRRAPAPTLESEPVDDAMSSGDEDALTDAEDADRSARSYRASRRRRASTSRRDPAPADEGVSLTEVHAAIDRALERNPRLGEGRARAPRASTRGAAARLGSPRRVEVPESPYSAPAAPAVTVPASPYRPAADADRRVADARPVPGNPF; encoded by the coding sequence ATGAGCTCCCACGCGTCCCTCGAGCCCGGTGCCCGCATCGGCAAATACGTCCTGCGAGAGCGCATCGGAAACGGCGCCACCGCGCACGTCTACGAGGCCCAGCACGAGGCGCTCGGGCACGTCGTCGCCATCAAGGTCTTGCGCCGCGTGATGGTGGCGAAGATCCAGGGGCGCTTCGATCGGGAGACCCGCGCGCTGGCCTCCATCCACTCGCGACACGTCCCGCAGGTGCACGACGTGGGCACGCTCGAGGACGGGACGCCGTACGTGGTGATGGAGCGGCTGCGCGGCGAGACGCTCGCCGAGCACATCCAGGGCCGCGGCCGGCTCTCGGTCGAGGAGACGCTCGACCTCGGCGCGCAGCTCGCCGCGGCGCTCGAGGCCACACACGAGGCCGGCTGGGTGCACCGCGACGTCAAGCCCTGCAACCTCGTGCTGCACGAGGAGAGCGACGGGCGGCGCGTGCTCAAGCTCTGCGACTTCGGTGTGTGCACGCCGCGCGAGCGCGAGCAGAACCCGCGGCTGACCCTGGACGGGCAGACGGTCGGCACGCCGGAGCACATGTCGCCCGAGCAGGCGCGCGGGCTTCCCCTCGATCCGCGCTCGGACGTCTTCGCGATCGGCACCGTGCTGCACGAGATGCTCATCGGCTACTCGCCCTTCGAGCGCCCCGGCACGAGCCCGCACGTGGTCGCGCTCGCCGTCACGCGCGAGCCGGTGCGCAGCCTCCGCGACGAGCGGAGCGACGTCTCTCCCGCGCTCGACGCGCTGATCCTGAAGACCCTCGAGAAGGAGCCCGACGCGCGCCCACGCTCCGCCACCGCGCTGCGTCAGGCCCTGGAGGGCATCGTGACGGAGGGGATCCCCGAGGAGCGCGCCGCGCCGCGCGGGACACGGCGCGAGGACGCCGGGGCGCCGCGGCGTCGCGCGCGGACCTCGGGCACGCCGGGCTGGGCGCGGACCGGGCTCGCCGCCGCCGCCGCCGCGGCCGTCGCGCTGCTGACCTTCGCGTGGGCGGACGTCGACGCGTCGGCTCCGTTCGAGGAGGCGCGCGCCCCGTTCGAGACGGACGCGGACGCGCTCGACGACGTCGCTTCGCAGCGCGCGCCCACCGCGGCCGAGATCGCCGTCGCGAACCTCCGCCCGCCGCCGGTCTGGACGCCTCGCCGCGCCCCGGCGCCGACGCTCGAGTCCGAGCCGGTCGACGACGCGATGTCGTCGGGGGACGAAGACGCGCTCACCGACGCGGAGGACGCGGATCGGAGCGCGCGCAGCTACCGCGCGTCGCGCCGTCGCCGCGCGAGCACGTCGCGTCGCGACCCCGCGCCCGCCGACGAGGGCGTGAGCCTCACCGAGGTCCACGCCGCGATCGATCGTGCGCTCGAGCGAAACCCGCGGCTCGGCGAAGGCCGGGCACGGGCGCCGCGCGCCTCGACGCGCGGTGCGGCCGCGCGCCTGGGCTCGCCGCGACGCGTGGAGGTTCCCGAGAGCCCGTACTCGGCGCCCGCGGCGCCCGCGGTGACGGTGCCGGCCAGCCCGTACCGCCCTGCCGCGGACGCGGACCGACGCGTCGCAGACGCGCGGCCCGTCCCCGGCAATCCTTTCTGA